The Elgaria multicarinata webbii isolate HBS135686 ecotype San Diego chromosome 11, rElgMul1.1.pri, whole genome shotgun sequence genome segment GTTCTTGGAGCTGCTGCCCCAGGTGATATCCAAGCGTCGAAGCATCCATTGTTCCATCGGACACCCTGTTCCTATTCTTCACCAATATTATCAGTCAGGGGACCTCATCATTGCGGGCATTATGTCTCAGCTCTTTATATTTTCAAATGCCATAACCTTTGAAAAACACCCTTCTTTGGAGCTTTCTGACGATCATATGTAAGCAATTTGGTATTTCTACCATAGCATACAACTGTAATGAATATATATCCACATGTGCATGGCTACGACTACCAGTAATACTACTACAACTACCCATCCATATTTAAGAATTACCTGGCTATACAGCAATTCTATTGTATCACAGCTTTTCCCATTATATTAAATAGGAAGAGTGGCAGGTGCTCTTTCATTGCCTTGCATCAGGTTATTTTCAATACCACCTTTAGCACTCATTAAAGGAGgctctatatttatttatgtattattgtatttatatcctgcccttgtTCCTCCAAttaactcaaggcagcatacatagtcctcctcctcctctccattttatcctcacaacaacaactctgtgaggtaggttgggccaagAGCCTGCGACATGCCCAAAGTCACgcagggggtttccatggctgactgggaatCTTCTGAccctcagtccaacaccttagccactacatcactcTGGCACTTGTCCTGAGATTGCAGCCACACTTTATATGCAAGCTTTGCTTCCCATATTGCTGCAATTATTCATTATCTGTTCTTGCGAATGTTTCTGCAACACGTCTGAAAATAGCTGATTTGCTGAGTATATTCCCTTAAGAATCTTACATCTTCTATTGTAATCTAACCCCTGCCTCAGTAATACAATGTTTCTATTAGAATAATAAATCATAAGTATGATCAACAATAAGTATGACCAAATCTCCATTAAATCTGAAATAAGGGTGACGTTCTGAAGGAACTGGTCAAGTTTGATAACTCcagtgaaaaaaaatattttgcataaaCTTGCCATCTCTGTTAAGGTCATGCATATTTGACCGGCCAGGAAAcacttaacattttatttatgcagtattttccatttttatttgatACAGTATCTTTTTCTATAGGCTTCAGAAAGTAATTTGGTTGAACAACCACAACTGGATTTAACTTGTGCCTATTTACAAACAGAATTTCTTGTTACTAAATTTTTCTATTGTGAGGACATTGAGTAAGAATTAAACAAACAGATGAATCTCCTGTTGGTCCTTTAGgcttgcaattttgtgcaaattgtagtgTATATGGATTTGAATTTGCTCAAATCATAATTTCAGTAAATATTCCtatcagcaattttgtgcaaaatcacagcttGCGGATAAAAAAAACATGTGGCCATTCGATGGGTGACTGCAGACCATTTGGTGGCTCCCTCCACCTGCCTGGTGGTGTCATGCAACCAGAAGGAGTCTGGTGGGCAGGGCATGACCTCTGGGTATAGGTGGGAGTTCTACATCCCTAATAATGtaagcaacaaacaggcatgggtcaactcacaggaggaatCCTTGAGCAATGCAGTAAGGTTTGGATGATTCATGATGCAACTCAGGACCAGAATAACTTGATCCCAGGTATTGTGTCCTGCCCACCTGGCTCTGGGCAAGAAATACCATGGAAAAATGTGGGTGCATAGAGGGTAGCTTGAAAACAAACCAACTTGTGGCATTGCAAAATATTATTACTGATCAGGAGGCAGATCatgagccttagcttccaatttcctggcttttggaaGATTGAGCCAAGATTAGACCCTATGTATGAATGAACTGAAGTGAGTAGCATGATGTGAAGAAGATGCACTATTGCACTACGTTACTTTCTTTGCAGGCTAATGACGCAGCTCTACCAGCACATcgtggccttggcatttgctATTAAGGACATCAATGAAAACCCCCAGATCTTATCCAATGTCAGCCTGGGCTTCCACATCTATAATGGTTATTTTAGTGCAAGCTGGACCTTTCTTGCCTCATTTGAACTTCTCTCCAGGCGAGGCAGATTCATCCCGAACTACAAGTGTGATGTTGAGAATATCCCAGTAGCAGTCATTGGGGGACCAAACTATGAATTCTGTTTCCACATGGCAACTGTTCTGTCTATGTACAAGATGCCACAGGTAAGATGTGTTTTTGGAGGATTAAGCCAAAGGCAGCCATGCACAGTGGCAGAGGAAAGAATGAAACAGAGAGAAGAAGATATAGataggaggaaaaagaaagaacactAGAATTGTAGAGGAAAGAAAGGGTATAAAATAGGGATACAGACTTTTTTTGGTAGCTGGAGGTGTTTATTCCTGgttgtacattttatttatccTATTATTCACTTACTCCTTACTCCTCCTCTAACTCCTCCTTCTACTACTTCTACTGttgttttgtggtgtgtgtgtatttcctatTGAGTTATGTGTAactaaatttagggtgaccatatgaaaaggaggacagggctcctgtatatttaactgtattgtagaaaagggaatttcagcaggtgtcaattgaagggggtgaaattctctcttcatcaacacaattaaagctgcagaaaccctgccctcttttgtatctggccactctactatagctagtgtagctttaactgttgtgattaagagggaattttacccacttcaattgacacttgctgcaattcccttttctacattactgttaaagatacaggagccctgtcctccttttcatatggtcaccctattaaatttgtaataattagtTAGGTGTAATGAAACTTTTGTGAACTTTTCCTTCCTTGAAATTATCCAGCACACATCTCAAGGCCCAAAGATGTTTTAGGTTACcatatttcttagattctaagatgccattgattgtaagacgcacactaatttcagtaccaccaacagaaaaaaagctttgattctaagaaataataaagatGCATCCCAtcggggaaaaagtgtgtcttagaatcaaagaaatatggcagTTTAGTTTACTCCACCAGAGGAAGTAAGtctttctctgttcaatggggtttactcaaaggtaagcatgcatgggctTTTagtatgtaaatgcagttgaaagtgcaatttactcttgagtaagggaacaagcagatctctatttcatgaaattggagatgcacagcttcgcatgatgaaaggaaaggaaaatcgtTCCTTTGCACTGTTAGACTATGAGGATAACGTTTTAAGAGAGGGATTCAAGAAATCTTAAAAAAGCAAGAGATGAACCAAGctgattcaaacttagcatggcaaaagccctccttaagagctatcactgtgccaatcttgatctcttttatctttaaaaatacacggatgtaagcattttggttaactTGGAGCAACGGATCAAACCTGAaaactttacaaaagaaattagttaaaatgattgttcatctgcccaccctttgaaatgagcaataCAAACCTTCATTCCCCGACCCCTCTAAATCTTTCCCAAGCCAAGCGGCAGCAATAGTTTCCTTCCATGCGCTGCCTCCtccttcctacaaatggcctccttTCTCTAGAGTTTGTTTAATATcatcttaggggaaagtgtacTGTGTTGGTTTACCATAATTGCAcactttcaggctgctgtactattgtaattggcagaaataaatattttttaaaaaataaaaaattaactccAGGGGAaaggatggtgctatataaataataataataataataataataataataataataataataatggggcagGGTGGAAGATTTCGTTGGCATAGTCACGATCCAGGTGAAAAGAAACATGAgatgaaagagcacaacaatacAGAGATGTGGAATTGCCCAGTGCTTGACTTGTAAGGAAATGGAGCAGGAAAGCATGGATAAAAATTGgattaaaaagtaggtgtgatgcagCTCTTGGTCTCACAGTTAAGCCTTATTCCCCCACTGGAGCTACAGACCCCTCAATGGAAAGGCCtgaggcatcacctgtcaccaaaacaTGGAGACAtttgagggccaggatctcttctcaatcatcccagagtgcaggacgtggaataatgggctcaagttacaggaagccggattctagctggacatcaggaaaaacttctgttagagaagtacgacaatggaaccagttacctagggaggttgtggactctctcacactagagtcattcaagaggcagctgaacaaccatctgttagggatgctttagggtggattcctgcattgagcatggagttggactcaatggccttataggccccttccaactctactattctatgattctatgaaaacattgccacagaatgatcaccatccctgtttCCTCTAACCGTGCCAAACCCTAGAAGCCTGCAGGCAAATGGGACAAAATAATGCCAAAACAAGACACTCTCTCCACACTTACAGtgagaagtaggcaaaaagacatatactgtgtaatctgtacagcaccatgtacattgatggtgctatataaataaataataataataataatagccacttCCAATCAGACTATGAACTAAAGAAAAACCCTACTTGGCCCTCAATAGGATGCTGAGGTCCATTTCTACACCTTCTGTTTTCCaggaatcatcccaggatcatccctgtgcatgcaaatgacacacaggtgaacacaggagcaggcagggatgatccctccattttcctgggttaatccttaggagtagaaagggccctggtgaACCCACACTgcacacagggagggagggagggatccacAATGAGAAGAGGCTGAAGCAGCTGATAATACCTCAGCCACCCCAACCCTCAGCCACTGGCATGTTCCTATCGCCCAAGAGCTAGACATGGAGGAAAGGCATTTACATTAACAGTAATTAAGAAAACATTCATTCATCCTGGTCAATATACTATCTCAATAAAACATGAAGTAGGGATTGATATCAGTtgtcttccatctctctctccctctctccttaaTAATTTCTTCAGCTCACCTATGGCTCTGCTCCTATAAGGAATGACAATATCCAAACAGAGTTCTTGCACTGGATGTTCCCAGATGAAGCTCATCAGTATAATGGGATTCTCCAGTTACTGCTGCATTTCAGGTGGATGTGGATAGGGGTAATTTTTCAGGATGATAATTCAGCAATATTTGTTCAGAATGCTCTCCCAGCATTTGCTCAGAGtggaatttgctttgcttttatagAAAGATTCCCCAAACTAAGTGTTTCCAATGACTTTGATGCTATGATGGAGGAAGGTTTTCAAACAAGCATCATTATCATGACAAGCTCTGCCAATGTTGTGGTTGTGCATGGGGAAGTTCATAGCATTATGATACTGAGAATGCTATCCCAGGTCGCAGAAATGGAGGATATATCAATGACAATGAAAGCAAAAGTCTGGATTATGACAGCCCAGGTGGATTTCACATCATTTTCCTTTCAAAGGAGTTGGGACATACATTTCATCCATGGTGCTCTGTCCTTTGCAATTCACTCCAAGGATCTTCTAGGGTTCCAGGAATTCCTTCAAATGAGAAACCCAAACTTTGAAAAAGAAGATGGTTTTATCAAGGTTTTCTGGGAAAAGGCATTCAACTGTTCTTTTCCTGATAGTTCTTTAGATATTGAAGCTGAGAGATTCTGTACTGGGGAGGAAAAGCTGGAGACTCTCCCTGGATCTCTTTTTGAAATGAACATGACTAGCCACAGTTACAGCATCTACAATGCCATCAGTGCTGTGGCACATGCATTGCATGTCATGCCTTCATCGAAACTCAAATACAGAGCAAGGGCAGGTGGCAGCAGATGGAACCTTTTGAACcaacagccatggcaggtaataTATCTACATCTGATTGATGCAGAAGATTTTAATCTCTTTTTAACtgcatatatttattgttttatactgtactagcaaaaaagcccttcatacgacaggtgtagaggagcagtctgttgaggaggttagtgggttttggcccctctgctaggccggaagctcctggcagttatctttctcggaacttggaacttccatagaaagcCACAGTTCTGAGAAATGTCACTAGAttgtgccagagggcaaaacctagaagtggcttggaggagccctGTGGCCTTCTATCttgaacttccctagatggcagttatttaacttggaacttccatagaaagtcctgtgagctcagaatttttaaaaatgcaaataggagagaatgcagaggcagtggattggcctgtaagtgcaaataggagagaacatgtgaataggagagaaggcagaggcagtggattggcctactggttggcgatgtcatgttgacatcaccaaccagtaggccaatccactgcttctgccttctctcctatttgtggcttggaggaggcctctggacttttatatatagataaatgtttttatctgtacaccactctgagatcttaatgataggGAAtgatagggcaggatataaatgttttaaaataaataactaaataaataatattgatggGTGGAACATCTGGTCCTGAACTGTGTAGATAGCTTTCACTCTGTGAAGGATGGAGATGTTGGGTAGTCCTGTAACAATGATTGTGTCAGTGAAACAGGTCTTTGCACAAAAGAGTTGTGTTTTACTTCATACAAAAGGACTCCCAAAGGCTTATAGAAATATTATAGGAACTGAAATTAAATAAGCtttaataattattaaataaCAAGACACTGCATGTTCTCTGTAATTTGCAGAAGACACAGAATGTGCATTAGTTGGAGAAAAGTGATGAAAGAGGAGAGAAGGgaatcagctctctctctctaacactaTAGGACCGGGACTTTAAGATTAGCAGGGCTTCATGccatgagttttaaaaaaaccaacatccCTTCCAAATATCATCATAGTTGGACTTACAGAGCATTGAAGGATACATGTCCTCCTATTTGTGTGGAAAAGTTGAAGATATTGTTATGTCCCAAtatcttttaaattgtttttaaaatgaaatgggcAATGAATAATGATTAGTATACCATTGTATTATCTTCAAATTAGAGTTTAATTTCTGTAAATTGCCTTTTTTTCCTATACCAATTTAGATCCACCACTTTCTGAGAAGCATCTCATTCAACAATAGTGCTGGTGGAGAAGTTTCCTTTGACCAAAATGGGGAATTAGTAACCGGGTTTGATATTAACAATTGGGTCACATTCCCAAATAAAACCTTTCATCGAGTGAAAGTTGGAAAGTTGATCCCACAAGCTCCCCCAGAGAAGAGGTTCACCATTCATGAGGATGGCATTACTTGGCCCAGCAGGTTCAACCACGTAAGGTTCATTTCACACCATATCCAAATTGTTTTTGTACCAAAACCTCCTTCAAATTTCTCAAATAATCTCttcctctttaaaacaaacaaacaaacaaacaaaaaacacttccATGAATTTCTTGCTTCCTAAAATTTCTTTAGAACCATTTTTGGTGGTGATTTTGACTGGCATTTTCATTCAGAGGTACGCGTTGATGTTGTGTAGGTTTCCCTTTAATATTACAGCTCCTCATTGCTCTGCTGGCTCCTTTGCTCTTCACAGCTCCTGATCTGAAAATCCCTATGGGGTTAATTAGACCAGGATGTCTTGGAAACACTCAGGTAgtcagtgcagctggcacagtatgTGGTCAGATCATGTTGCCCGCACCAATACTCAGGCGGCTGCATTCTGCATCAGCTGAAggttctgaacagtcttcaaaggcagctccatgtacagcgcattacagtagtccagcctggaaaTGACTAGTgtatggataactgaggcaaggtctgttCTCTCCAGATACGGCTAcagctggtgtaccagcctaaactggtagaatgcactcctggacatcacagccacctggacttccccagttagctcagagtctaGGAGGACTCCTAAACAGCATATTTGGTCTTTtagagggaatgcaaccccatctaacaccacttgtaaacctccatccaaagTAGTTGTTTTTCCAACCCCACAGTACCTCTgtattgtctggattaagtttcagcttgttcatcctcatccatcccaaaacagcctccagacactggttcaagagttgcacagcctccctgggaagtgCAGCTGGAAACGAGAGGTACAGCCGAGTATCATCCACATACTAATGACATTTCAGCTCAAACCTCCTGATGCCTTCCCCCAGTAGTTTAATGGTGATGTTAAAAAGCAAGGGGGTTAAGATAGAGCCTTATGGTGCCCCACAGGCTTATGgccatggggtggaatagaagtcccccagcaccaccttctgagaccttTCCTCCAGAAAGGACTGGGACCACTTTAAAATCATGCCTTCCAAGCCCAATCCAGATAAaatttccagaaggataccatggttgatggtatatAAAATatctgagaggtccagaagaaccaacagggttgtacTCCCCACTCACAGCTGACACAATACAAAGTTACTGGAGTAATAGTGAATGTTCtaatacagatgatgatgatgattatgatgatgatgatgatgatgatgattatcttacctgcctctccctttggatcgaggtggggaacaacgttagttcaacaatacaaaataaaccaaatacataaaattaattaaaagtgcatataaaacaaatacaatatcaaaagaacattcaagacatcttaaaattcttggtttaaaattcatctggggagGCCTGCCAGAATTCATCTGCCTAGTATTGGCAGAATGTCACATAACGAGTTCTCTCTGAAAGCAAAGCCATTGTACCATACTAATATCAATTATTTTGTATATGTCGATTTATAGTAGGACAAGTGAGATGCCAACATTtacattattctctctctctctctctctctctctctctctctctctctctctctctctcttttaatgtgTGGGCAGACAAAACCTCTTTCTCAGTGTAATGAGAATTGCTGTTTAGGTTATAGTAAAATAAAGACCGAAGGGATGCCATTTTGCTGTTATGATTGCCGTCtatgtccagaagggaagatttcaaaccagaAGGGTAGGATATATGTTGTACAATGTTTATAAGAGGGTAATGTCTGATATTACAACTGAAATAAAAGTGTTCTTTATTTTACTACATAACATCATGATGGCTTGTAGCAGCAGGAGAAGACTGAAGACATCATCATCAGTAGTGTTTGGGTATGACCTTCCCTTTTATGGTTTCCTGTAGAAAGAATGAACTGAGAAGTAAAAGAGGGATTTCAGAGAACAAGTTTAGATGATTGCAGTGAAGGAAGGATCCATTGTGGGTTCTGTGCATGTGGCCATCATTTTGTTATTCCCTGCACTGCAGTGTTGCTTGTCAGAACCCAGTGTATGGCATAGAAGTTTAGGTGGTCATACAAATCCTACAACCAATGACAGGCAATTGTAAGTTGTAGGCTGGGTATGAcccatttcccctgctgtgtCATGTGCTGGGTTTGGCTGACATGCCAAAAAACACTGCAGCACAGGGAACAATGCAAATGGTGGTTGCCTGTCTGGGGGAAAGATAAGGCAGCCAAAATGGTTGCTTCCTCGCTGTAATCATgcacactggggccatagctagatggggctttatcccaggaggatcactgggatcatccctgtgcatccaacaggacacacaggagatcctgggatcagggaggaatgatacctcccttaccccgggatctcaccctccactttggccctgatttttccatggtcccgggctgagcccgagactgtggaatgggtGTCTGGGCACTGCGGGTTGACACGGCTCCATGTGATTCCTCTCGAGGAGCTGGTAGCCACAcccattggggtagggtggggggagtggggaaggtaatttacatttaaaaaacttaTTGTTTGCATATGAGCGTtggtgtgctgctgcccctttaagtttttttttttttaaatggcgggcacgatgcctctgcttctgaggttgtcacgcattgcatgtaaacagaggagggatctcatgataaacagaacatgagatcttccctcctccatcacgggctaACCAATAGGTGTAGCTATGGCCTGTTAGTCATAGCATCAAACATGGAAGGATTTTGAGTTGTTCTATTTTACTTCTAGCAAACACAACAGTGAAAGCATCCATGTACATGTTTTCATTGTTGTTCTTTTTTCAGATATGGATGACTGTTTCCAATGCCCTGGAGATCAGTATCCAAACAGTAACAAGGATGGGTGTGTTCCAAAAGTAATAACCTTTTTGTCTTATGGTGAACCTTTGGGGATCACTTTCACCACTTTTTCTCTTTCCATTTTGTTCATCACATCTCTGGTGCTGGGAATCTTCATGAAGCACAAGGagactcccatagtcaaagccaacaaccgcaACCTCAGCTACACTctgctcatctccctcctgctttccttaCTATGTATTTTCTTATTCATTGGACAACCGGGAAAGCTGCCATGCCTCCTTCGGCAAACTGCTTTCGGCatgatcttctcagtggctgtgtcTTGCATATTGGCCAAAACCACCATTGTAGTTctagctttcatggccaccaaacctGGCTCCAAGATGAGGAAATGGGTGGGAAAACAATTGTCTTCCTCCATTGTGATTTGCTGTTCATTTATTCAAGCCATGATTTGCAGTGTATGGCTGGCGATTTCTCCCCCGTTTCCAGACTCTGACATGCATTCAATGACAAAAGAAATTGTACTGGAATGTAATGAAGGTTCAACAGTCATGTTCCATTGTGTTCTGGGCTTCATGGGTTTCCTGGCCATTGTCAGCTTCACTCTAGCTTTCCTAGCCAGAAAATTACCagacagttttaatgaagccaaatttatcacattcagcatgttggtcttctgcagtgtgtgGCTGACCTTTGTTCCCACCTACTTGAGTACCAAAGGGAAAtatatggtggctgtggagatcttctctatcttggctTCCAGTGCTGGATTGCTTGGTTGCATCTTCTTCCCAAAATGTTACATCATTTTGCTGAAGCCGGAGTTGAACAACAGACAAAATCTAATAACAAGAAATAATTAAAGAATTGTGAAGTGTATCTGGTTGAGATTGCTATAGACATGCCACATTGTATTCAGCTGCATGTGAATAGAGAGAGTGTTTTCCATATCATCCTCCCAGTTCTATAAGGATTCCATGAAATGGTGGGGAAATGTGAAGAGGATGTTTAGAAACAATTCTTTCCATCCCCCccaaaatggaaataaaagcaAGTTATTGCAAAGTGTAATTTAAGCCTTGAGCAGTCTGTCCCCAGTTAATAATACATGAAAACAACATGAACTGCAAATGGAGTGCTCTGTATTTA includes the following:
- the LOC134405774 gene encoding vomeronasal type-2 receptor 26-like — protein: MDVEAPLDKKFIIHGGAIVWPSKFKQLLPQVISKRRSIHCSIGHPVPILHQYYQSGDLIIAGIMSQLFIFSNAITFEKHPSLELSDDHMLMTQLYQHIVALAFAIKDINENPQILSNVSLGFHIYNGYFSASWTFLASFELLSRRGRFIPNYKCDVENIPVAVIGGPNYEFCFHMATVLSMYKMPQLTYGSAPIRNDNIQTEFLHWMFPDEAHQYNGILQLLLHFRWMWIGVIFQDDNSAIFVQNALPAFAQSGICFAFIERFPKLSVSNDFDAMMEEGFQTSIIIMTSSANVVVVHGEVHSIMILRMLSQVAEMEDISMTMKAKVWIMTAQVDFTSFSFQRSWDIHFIHGALSFAIHSKDLLGFQEFLQMRNPNFEKEDGFIKVFWEKAFNCSFPDSSLDIEAERFCTGEEKLETLPGSLFEMNMTSHSYSIYNAISAVAHALHVMPSSKLKYRARAGGSRWNLLNQQPWQIHHFLRSISFNNSAGGEVSFDQNGELVTGFDINNWVTFPNKTFHRVKVGKLIPQAPPEKRFTIHEDGITWPSRFNHTKPLSQCNENCCLGYSKIKTEGMPFCCYDCRLCPEGKISNQKDMDDCFQCPGDQYPNSNKDGCVPKVITFLSYGEPLGITFTTFSLSILFITSLVLGIFMKHKETPIVKANNRNLSYTLLISLLLSLLCIFLFIGQPGKLPCLLRQTAFGMIFSVAVSCILAKTTIVVLAFMATKPGSKMRKWVGKQLSSSIVICCSFIQAMICSVWLAISPPFPDSDMHSMTKEIVLECNEGSTVMFHCVLGFMGFLAIVSFTLAFLARKLPDSFNEAKFITFSMLVFCSVWLTFVPTYLSTKGKYMVAVEIFSILASSAGLLGCIFFPKCYIILLKPELNNRQNLITRNN